One Bradyrhizobium zhanjiangense DNA segment encodes these proteins:
- a CDS encoding nitrate reductase cytochrome c-type subunit: MMKRSAIVLLALAIAAGASSLTAQTVTSGLRGPTPLNDEGPAPPMLPNRNTSEKEVRNYPEQPPVIPHTIDGYQIDLNGNKCLSCHARARTAESQAPMVSITHFMDRDGQFLGSVSPRRFFCTECHVPQNTANPPVSNDFTDIDTLLSRTSPGGRR, from the coding sequence ATGATGAAACGATCCGCAATCGTCCTGCTCGCCCTCGCGATCGCAGCTGGCGCGAGCTCCCTGACCGCGCAGACGGTGACATCGGGCCTGCGCGGCCCGACCCCGCTCAACGACGAGGGCCCGGCGCCGCCGATGCTGCCGAACCGCAATACTTCCGAGAAGGAGGTGCGCAACTATCCGGAGCAGCCGCCGGTGATCCCGCACACGATCGACGGCTACCAGATCGATCTCAACGGCAACAAGTGCCTGTCCTGCCACGCGCGGGCGCGTACCGCGGAATCGCAGGCGCCGATGGTCTCGATCACACACTTCATGGACCGTGACGGCCAGTTCCTGGGTTCGGTCTCACCGCGGCGCTTCTTCTGCACGGAATGCCACGTGCCGCAGAATACCGCCAATCCGCCCGTCAGCAACGATTTCACCGACATCGACACGCTGCTGTCGCGCACGAGCCCCGGTGGGCGCCGATGA
- a CDS encoding NapC/NirT family cytochrome c — MTTTADESKRKARRGFLTRSWDFALELWQVLIRPSSVFGLGVLVLAGFAAGVIFWGGFNTALEITNTEKFCTGCHEMKDNVFAELKSTIHFSNRSGVRATCPDCHVPHNWTDKIARKMQASKEVWGKIFGTIDTREKFLDHRLELAAHEWARFKANDSLECRNCHSADSMDITKQSPRASVAHQRFLFTKEKTCIDCHKGIAHQLPDMRGVPGWQ, encoded by the coding sequence ATGACCACGACAGCTGATGAATCCAAGCGCAAGGCCAGGCGCGGCTTTCTCACGCGCAGCTGGGATTTTGCACTCGAACTCTGGCAGGTGCTGATCCGGCCGAGCTCGGTGTTCGGGCTCGGCGTGCTGGTGCTGGCGGGCTTTGCGGCCGGCGTGATCTTCTGGGGCGGCTTCAACACCGCGCTGGAAATCACCAACACCGAGAAGTTCTGCACCGGCTGCCACGAGATGAAGGACAACGTTTTTGCCGAGCTGAAATCGACCATCCATTTCAGCAACCGCTCCGGTGTGCGTGCCACCTGCCCGGACTGCCACGTGCCGCACAACTGGACCGACAAGATCGCGCGCAAGATGCAGGCCTCCAAGGAGGTCTGGGGCAAGATCTTTGGCACGATCGACACAAGAGAGAAATTCCTCGACCACCGGCTCGAACTCGCGGCGCATGAATGGGCGCGTTTCAAGGCCAACGATTCCCTGGAATGCCGCAACTGCCACAGCGCCGATTCCATGGACATCACGAAACAGTCGCCGCGGGCCTCGGTGGCGCACCAGCGCTTCCTGTTCACCAAGGAAAAGACCTGCATCGACTGCCACAAGGGCATCGCCCATCAATTGCCCGACATGCGCGGCGTTCCCGGCTGGCAGTAG